Genomic segment of Sodaliphilus pleomorphus:
CCAGTTTGAGCAGCCGCAGGGCATGGTCGTGCTTCAACGCCTCATAGTCGGGGCCGCGGTGTCCCACCCTTGTGCCCTGCCAAGGGGCTACGTCGCTGTATCTCATGTATGACAGTACGATACCGCTCCTGGCATATTGCTGGTGGGCCTCGTTGCACATGTGCATGTAGAGATACCCCCGCGGCCAGTCACTTTCAGTGTATTTCTCACAGTTCCAGGGCGAGTCCTGGGCGTAGCCGAAGAAGTTGTAGTTCATGTAGGGCACCTCGTTGTCGTTGAAGTCTAAATACAGCGAGAAGCAGCCTATGGTGGCTGGCAACGTTGCGATGCGATGCCTGTAGATGGGTCTGAAGAGCGGCGAGTCGACCATGGCGGTCACTCGTGCCGGGTGCAGGTCGGCAATCACCACATCGGCAGGGTAGTAGCGCCCGCTTGCGGTGACCACGCCAGTGGTATGGTGGTCGTCGCAGGTGATTTTCTCCACCTTTTGGCAGGTGAGCGTCTCACCGCCTAATCGGGCAATCGTGTGCACGAGCGATTGCGCAATGTTGTCGCTTCCGCCCACCACGCGATAGGAGCTTTGATTGTAGAAGTGCATGATAAAGGCGTGGGTGGCAAAGGATGTGGCTTCGCGCTGAGCTGCGTAGAGCGGAATGTTGCCTGCCAGCACGTCTCTCAGCCTCTCGTTGCCGGTGATGCGGGCGAGTACAGTGTCGATGCTCGTCGTCTGGGCACGGGTGCTCAAGGCCGTGTTGGTCGCCTCGAGGCTCAAGCTGTGGAGCTGCGAGGCACCGGCCACCTGCTCCACAAGGTCGCAATAGCGCTCGATGTTGCTGTGCTCACTGGGGAAATAGCGGCACAGCTGGTCGACTAATGCCTCGCGGCCGGTGGCAAGCTGGTAGCGTGCGCCGTCGAAGCTGAACCGGTCGTAGCCATTGGTGTCGAGCGGGCTGAGTTCAATGTCGTCGAGCACTCCCAGGTAGCGTAGCAGCCTGTCGAGCACCTGACCCTGTCGTGCGCTCCCAATGTAGTGCATGCCAGTTTCAAATTTTGCTCCGCCGCGCACGAAGCATTGCAGGCAACCGCCCACTTGGCGTTGCTGCTCGAGCACGGTCACACGCCACCCGTTGCGTGCCAGCATCACGCCGCACGCCAGGCCGCCGAGACCGCTGCCCACGATGACACAATGCTTGCTATTCATCATTGTTGAGTGTTATGGTTTTGTCGCAATCTTCGGCATCAGGGCATGGAGAGCCTTCTCTCAGAAAATGCAGGTTGGCTGGTGCATTCACCATGTTGCGCAGCAAGGCGTAGTCGTCGTCGTCGCGAGTGAAGGCATACACCTGGCAATGGCGGTTGACCAGGGCAAAGATCCAGGGCATTTCGCCCTGTCCGCAGTTGTGTATAGCCACTGCCTTCAAGTCGCGGTTGGCCTGGTCGTCGACCCATGCCGAGTAGTTGTTGTGCCGTTTCAAGTTCTTGCTGCAACGCCTCGTCACGGCCGCTCCCTTGTAGTAATACTGATGCTTGACCATGTCGCTCCAGTAGTCCGACAGCTCGATGCGGTTGCGCAACTGCTCGAAGTGGGCGAGATACATGCGGTGATAGGCCTTGGTGCGTTCCTGGTAGGTGGCACCCATGCTCATGTCGCCGCTTTTCAACCTCGGGCCCACCACTACCGTGATGCGCCCTTTGCGCAACATGAAGTCTTTCTTGGGCAAGGCGTCGCTTGCACCATGCAGCATCACGGGCACAATGTCGGCTCCCAGCTGCTGGGCAAGATAGAAAGCCCCCTTGTGGAAGCGCATGATGCGGCCATCGGCGCTGCGGGTGCCCTCGGGGAAGATGCATATGCTGTAGCCTCGGGCATAGAGGTCTTTGATTTTGGCCATGTTATTGTCAAGCCCGCGGGTTACGGGCAGGAACTCGGCTTTGTGTATCACATAGCCATAGTAGGGATTGTTC
This window contains:
- a CDS encoding phytoene desaturase family protein — encoded protein: MMNSKHCVIVGSGLGGLACGVMLARNGWRVTVLEQQRQVGGCLQCFVRGGAKFETGMHYIGSARQGQVLDRLLRYLGVLDDIELSPLDTNGYDRFSFDGARYQLATGREALVDQLCRYFPSEHSNIERYCDLVEQVAGASQLHSLSLEATNTALSTRAQTTSIDTVLARITGNERLRDVLAGNIPLYAAQREATSFATHAFIMHFYNQSSYRVVGGSDNIAQSLVHTIARLGGETLTCQKVEKITCDDHHTTGVVTASGRYYPADVVIADLHPARVTAMVDSPLFRPIYRHRIATLPATIGCFSLYLDFNDNEVPYMNYNFFGYAQDSPWNCEKYTESDWPRGYLYMHMCNEAHQQYARSGIVLSYMRYSDVAPWQGTRVGHRGPDYEALKHDHALRLLKLVEKDFPGLGKHVRKFYTSTPLTYADYTGTERGSMYGVAHDIRLGSACRVHHRTKVPNLLLTGQNINSHGILGVLVGAIVTCSELLTPSLILNQINKANQ